One window of the Athene noctua chromosome 5, bAthNoc1.hap1.1, whole genome shotgun sequence genome contains the following:
- the DYDC1 gene encoding DPY30 domain-containing protein 1 isoform X1, whose protein sequence is MESQYLKRCLGNCLKKGLAEVVEHRPADPIEYLSHWIYNYRRILDEEKKRMLERIELEQEQEVALVELEMLRKIKEEELMIQQKLEEQCQSQLEQERQELELQNEEDLILLQQKDQEV, encoded by the exons ATGGAGTCTCAGTATCTGAAGAGATGCCTGGGAAATTGCTTGAAAAAGGGACTGGCAGAGGTTGTGGAGCATCGGCCAGCAGATCCAATAGAGTATCTGTCACATTGGATTTACAATTACAGAAGGATcttagatgaagaaaaaaag AGAATGTTGGAGAGGATTGAGCTGGAACAAGAACAGGAGGTGGCCCTGGTAGAActtgaaatgttaagaaaaattaaggaagaagagCTAATGATCCAGCAGAAACTGGAAGAACAGTGTCAG AGTCAGTTGGAACAGGAACGTCAGGAGCTGGAACTGCAGAATGAAGAAGACTTAATACTGTTGCAGCAGAAAGATCAAGAGGTGTAA
- the DYDC1 gene encoding DPY30 domain-containing protein 1 isoform X2 yields MESQYLKRCLGNCLKKGLAEVVEHRPADPIEYLSHWIYNYRRILDEEKKRMLERIELEQEQEVALVELEMLRKIKEEELMIQQKLEEQCQSQLEQERQELELQNEEDLILLQQKDQEV; encoded by the exons ATGGAGTCTCAGTATCTGAAGAGATGCCTGGGAAATTGCTTGAAAAAGGGACTGGCAGAGGTTGTGGAGCATCGGCCAGCAGATCCAATAGAGTATCTGTCACATTGGATTTACAATTACAGAAGGATcttagatgaagaaaaaaag AGAATGTTGGAGAGGATTGAGCTGGAACAAGAACAGGAGGTGGCCCTGGTAGAActtgaaatgttaagaaaaattaaggaagaagagCTAATGATCCAGCAGAAACTGGAAGAACAGTGTCAG AGTCAGTTGGAACAGGAACGTCAGGAGCTGGAACTGCAGAATGAAGAAGACTTAATACTGTTGCAGCAGAAAGATCAAGAGGT CTAG